DNA sequence from the Ananas comosus cultivar F153 unplaced genomic scaffold, ASM154086v1, whole genome shotgun sequence genome:
TTCGACGCTCTGGATATTCCACGTAGCTTTTGGATCTTCCACGTATCTGGCCTTCTTTCACGCCTACGCCTTTCATCACGATATGAATGCGTCGAATATGAATAAGATGCCAGTCGAATATGACGAATGCAAATCGAAGAGGGCTCCTCGAGTcctcttctatatatatccaCACTCTAAAATTCCgagaacgtaggtggaaatcctagagagaaagaagagaaagaagaagagagaaaattctatttttggtTCTGTCTCTTACACCCAAAGAGAAatgggttatatatatatatagattattagGATCCCTCAAGATATCTTGAATCTCACATAgagattataataaaaattagcattaaaatattatatctaTAATAGATATTCTTTAGGAAATACGTTTCTTAACTAAAAAGAAATATGTAATCAATCTTTATCCTTAACATATTATGTGGATTGAGTTAAATTCGAACGGGCTAATTAATGTGGACACACCGCATGGCAACAGCATAAATGTCAGATATTTGACAAACCATAAGCTATCGAAAAATAAattagagtccggctgggatactattgatagcaccaagcgtttggtagtatcaagttttccgccgttagatttaactctttgactatttttatccgttaaattatactattaaaccaataacttacTCTACCCtagaggcccacatcatcttaaccttacattttttcatctacGGTGCTAGATAatatattccagcctagttcatatAAATTATGTACTTATTGATTGATTTAATGTAGAAAACTGACTCATAAACAGTAATAGTTTTAGGTATATTTTGGAGTTCGCAAAGCAATAACCTCTTGTATTATATAAAAACTCTAAATGAGATGGGGACAGTTAACATGTTCTTGGAGCTTTGTAAAGAACATGAATATGCTAAAGAAAAAGGGGAAATCAACTGACAAAGTCAAGTTACACAGCTAAGAAGCTATTTTATCCCTTTCCTAAGACTCTTTTACACACACATGGAGTGACATATATTAACTTACACAATGCTGCgcttatttcaaatttattcgaatttgaatttgttaTACACTATTAACACGGTTAAACCAAAAAACACTTTATATTGGccgtaaaaattataaatttcgaGGTTACTTAATCCATTGATAAAATAAGCTATTttataaaatctcaaaatttggtATACTCTACCaccaaaagtataatataatggAAATACAAAGACCATATACTCACTAAACTGGACATAAATATTTTGGGTCGGAATCGACAAATGCAATCAGACCCGACCCGCTACTTCGACTAACCCGACCCACCAGGTCTGAGTTTTTGAGATGATCCGACACGAATACGGGTTATCGGTTTCTTTGGTTGGCTCGGCCTGATCCGGAATTGTCAATTTGGACCCAAAGAAAATTAAGGGCCGGCCTGGTCCGGCCAATTCATTTTGGGCCGGGTCTAAGCTTagaaacatatattaataaaccGGACCGAGCCGGGCCCCAAAAGTAAACCGGCCCGGGTATTTCTCAGGCCTGTAGCATTCGTCTCCGtcgacctctctctctctctctctctctctctcgctctctccgccgaggggattagggttagggttagggttagggtttcgattTAGGGTTTTCGCGAGCTCCACGAGCTCCGTAGGAGATCCGTGAGAAATGGGGGACGACGCGAACCGATCGGTAATCACATGATCACATCTCCCATCTATCTCtgtctctctatttctcttgcTGGGTTCACCTTCTCTGACTAAGATTTGTTTCGATTTTAGGCGTTTATTGAGCTACAGGGGCGTTTGATTGAGGCAACTGGGAAGCTGAAGCAGGTTTGGATTAACTCCCTAAAATTTCCCCATttctatcaattttttcttctatttgcTTCTTAAAGTACGAATTTTTCCTATGTGGGACTTGGGTGTGAATTTGGATGTATATGGAGATCGAATGATTTGGGTCTCGCCcaaatttgttatattttggGGCTAAACTGTTTATATGCTTCTATAAAGACAGTGTACTTTAGGGAAATTTAAGCTCCGAAATAAGTATCATTATGTATTGAGGTTCCATGAGTTGGGTCTCagtttattctttatttttttgtattgatTTTTGGAATTAATAATGTAATTCTTGGTGTGAAATAGCTGCGACAATTAAAATCAGTGATAATTTGATAGGGCCAAAGTTGATTATATTCGGCAATCTattgtgaaatttatttttttggtcacaTTTTTAATATAGTTTCTGTGGTTTGAGACTTTTATATGGTTGTCTCCATTATTTCATAAACATTGAGCCTGCGAAAGAGTATTTCTACTTTAACATCTGAAGTAAAATATTGTGTTCCacataaatgaaataaaaataataataatctcttgctaatgttgaaatttttagattttgaagTTAGTAGAAACAGCGGCTACTATagataaattcaaaattgaaaggtgaccaaaaaaaaaaaaaaaattgtgttaaaTAATAATGACTTCCGGTAATAGACGTAGGATGGCGAGTTGTTTTGCAAGTGCTTATATGTTACCCTGATCACAGAATCCTTTAAATTCTCAGGTGCAGAATCAGATGCGTGCTAAGGAAGGTGAAAAGAAGCGTGCTTACCTAACGTTGGAGGAACTTCGCCAGTTACCGGATGATACAAACACATACAAGTCTATTGGTACGAAACAAtcgcttatttatttttataacttGTCTATATTTAAATCCTTATCTTGAATGCACCACTTGTGTATTTCACATCTGTATAGAAAAGTGTTTATTCAGTCATAGAACTGCTTGTTTCGATAATAATCCACTCATTCTATGTAATGGGAAATTTAGAACCTCGATAATTGGCGTATCTGACACAACTATAACTACTCTACGGTTCTCCCATAGCAGTAATATATTCTAGTCAATATTGCGTAAGCAATTTGTCAATTTGCTTTTTTTAAAGGTTTAACAATGCTCTTTTTTCCTTCTCGCAGGCAAAGTGTGAGTCCTCTGAACCAAGAAGCTTTTCATGTTGGCAAAGCTATAACAGTTTGCCTTTCTCATGTTGCCGAATAGGATTAAGTAATCATCATATTGTTACTAACATCATTATATTTCCTCGCCTTAATGATGCTCAGGTTTGTTTTGGAGCCGAAGTCGCTCCTAGTAAATGAGCAGGAGCAAAAGCTTAAGGATAGTGAGAGTGCCATATCGTCCTTGCAGGTTTCTCTCGCTGCATTTAGCCTTTCTTTAATCGCGATTAGCTCTTTTACTGTGTTATGACACTATCGCTTTACTCCCTTTGGTCGGGTATCGGTTAGAGAATATAATACAGCATTCGTAGAAATAAAAAGAAGCTGAAACCgccctttttcttctccaatccTTTTCCTTTCCAAGAAGGGTAGTTTAAGCATTTTTTCGTATATCGGCTAAATGTAGTACTGTATTTTACATTAGATATCCGACTAATATATAGGTTTTTAGAGTTCAAGGGGAGCAAAGTAATAATCGCGACAAGTTCTGGTTggttttttctgaatttttgcCGTTAATTGATCAAATGATGTATCAGACATCCAAGGAGTACTTAGAGAAGCAGTTGGCGGAGGTGGAAAACAACATACGCGAACTCCTGCAGCAAGATCCGGGTCTCGCACGTCAGATTATGTCGATGACGGTTATGTAATGTTCGGGGATTTGGAGCCTTTTTTTAAGCCAAATTTTCTTGTAACTCGCAGATTTTATGTAAGCATCAGGAACACCTGTATCAGAATATGTTCTATCTACTTAAATATTTGAAGGTTTTGGATATTAGATTGAGAGTACTTAGTGGGCTCTgatggtggttttttttttcaattttattattcCATAAAAGGTCTATAATGACAAGCTTAATATTGTGTGCA
Encoded proteins:
- the LOC109704557 gene encoding prefoldin subunit 1-like codes for the protein MGDDANRSAFIELQGRLIEATGKLKQVQNQMRAKEGEKKRAYLTLEELRQLPDDTNTYKSIGKVFVLEPKSLLVNEQEQKLKDSESAISSLQTSKEYLEKQLAEVENNIRELLQQDPGLARQIMSMTVM